The Phycisphaeraceae bacterium genome segment GCGGCTGGAGTGGCTGACGATTTCGGCGGAGAAGATCCGGACCGCGCTCAACCGCGATGACCGCATCGACCGGCTCGAGCTGCGCAAGTTCTTTGTGCGCAACAAAGGTCAGTTCCTCGTGCCGGGCGCGCCCGCCGGGCATGAGCCGACGTTCGAGGAAGTGGAATCGCGCGTCCGCGACGCGTATGTGCGCCAGATGACGGAGGAGCGGATCACGGAGATTACGCGCTTCGTCGAGGCCGAGATCGTGCGGCGCCTGCGCGATCTGAAACGCGACGGCGTCTACTACGCGCTGCCCGAGGACTGGGCCGATCGACGGCTGAAACTGCACGAGATGGCGGATCAGATCGCGGCGCAGTTCAACGTGGGCACGCCGGACTACGACCGTCGCGGCGACGTATGGTTCGCCCCGCGCGAGTTGGCCGCCCTGCCTGGCATCGGCGGCGCGACGACCGACCGCTTCGGGCGCGCCCTCGGCCTGTCCGACCTGGTTCCGGCCCTCAAGGAGTTCGGCGGTTCGCTGGAGATCACGCTGCAGACGGGCGTCATCGGACCCGTGCTGCGGGGTCGCGATGGATCGGTGTACTTCTTCCGCATTCTCGAAGCCGACCCCGCCCGCGCCCCGGCGACGCTGGACGAGGTGCGCGACGTGGTCGTCGCCGACCTGAAGCGACTGGCCGCCTATGAGCGACTGGCCGGACGCGCCGAGGCGCTGCGGTCCGAGGCGGCGCGGGGCGGCATCGACCGCTTCGCCCGCACGCGCGACTCCGTCGCCATCCCCTACCGCAACATCGGGTACGCGCCCGGCGATTCCCAGCTGGTGCAACTGTACCGTCGCAACAACACCGAGCTGCTGCCCCCCGTGGGACGCGACGAGGCGGTGCTCAACGCCGTGGTCGAAAAGGGCCGCGCCCTGCTCAACCGCCTGCTGACCGATCGGCGGACGATGGAGGATCTGTCGCTCGACGACCTGACCTTCGTGATCCCGGCGCCGAACCGGCTGGCGATCGTGGTGGGTCAGTTCACCGACCTGCGCCCGCTGGTGCGCGAGGAACTGGCCCTGTATTCGATGCCGGTCATGGAGATCATCGTCCGCGATGAGATGGGCGAGCAGGGCGCGGACGTGTTCTCGTTCGACTCCATGCGCCGCCGCTACAAGCTCGACATGGGCGCCGACGGCCAGCCAGATGACGACCCGGACGCGGCCGATGCGACGACCGCATCGTGACGCCCGCCCCGCCAGAGGTCCGGCGCCGTCCCGTCAACCCGGTGAATCCGGTGTTCTTCGATCGTCGGGAAGTAAACGCCGCTTCCCTGTCTCACGCGCTCAACTGACCACCGAACCGGCGGGGAGCGGCTTCTCCAGCGTGAGGATCACCACGGTGCGACCCTCGTCAGGCGCGGCGCCGTCCTTGGGCGCGTCGCTTCCGGCCAGAATCATGCCCTGGCTGATCTCGCCGCGAATCTTGCGCGGCTCCAGATTCGCCACGATGATGACCTGCCGCCCGATCAGTGACTCGGGCGTGTACCACCCGCGAATCCCCGCGCACACCTGACGCCCCGTCGGGGAACCGTCATCCAGTTGAATCTTGAGCAGTTTGTCGGCGTTGGGGTGCGGCTCGGCGTGCTTCACCGTCGCCACCCGAAGGTCCAGCTTCATGAACTCCTCGAAGGAGATCGTGGGCTTGGCGGGCGGGGCGACCGGGGCGGGAGTGGCGGTCACTTCAGACATGGGGCTTCCGTTCGGATCGAGGATGTGAGAACGTGAAATCGCGTGGTCCGAGCCAACAATAGGTGGTCGGTGCGTTCGATTCACGCCCGGATCGATGCAGGTGATCTCTGACCTGGCGAATCGTGGGCAGCAAATCGCCTGGATTCTCCATTTTTGCCATTTTCATGGCATGGGCAGGGTTCCTCATTGACTGTTTTCTTCTTGGTGGAATCACCCATTTCTGATATGCTGAACAGGATGAGTGGCCGTTCGGGGGTCGAGGGATTCCGGGCAATCGATCCGCACTGTCCACCCATGCTTCCGGGGTGGCGGCCGTGCGCTGTCACGGCGTGATCGAGGTTCCCATCGAGGAGGAAGCAATGAAGCGTGCGACAATCTGTGCAACCGTACTTGGGCTTGTGCTGGCGCCGGCGGCGATGGCGGACATTCTGCTCGCCAACCCCGGCCCCGCGAATAACGGCGGCTCACCCAACTGGGCGATCTTCTTCGACCTGGAAGCGGCGGGCAGCTCGCTCTTCGTCACTCACATGAAGACGGCGAGCACCGCTGCCGCCAACTCCAACTTCAACGTCGAAGTCTTCACCCGCGTCGGCACCGCGCTGGGCGGCGGCGTGGGAGGCGGCGCGGGCAGTTCGTCCGCCGGGTGGACCTCGCTTGGCACCGTCCCGGCGACGCAGGGTG includes the following:
- the metG gene encoding methionine--tRNA ligase subunit beta, with the translated sequence MSEVTATPAPVAPPAKPTISFEEFMKLDLRVATVKHAEPHPNADKLLKIQLDDGSPTGRQVCAGIRGWYTPESLIGRQVIIVANLEPRKIRGEISQGMILAGSDAPKDGAAPDEGRTVVILTLEKPLPAGSVVS